The Quercus lobata isolate SW786 chromosome 4, ValleyOak3.0 Primary Assembly, whole genome shotgun sequence genome segment CTAGGGggttcaataaaaaatataaattatacaaaattttaaacaaaagataaattaaatatattgacatcacaaaaaaaaaaaaaaaaaaaaaaaaaaaaacaaaaacaaaaaatctttaatacataaagttttataattttcttctatGATTTTTcgtattttgaaattattatgtGATATCTTTATTATCAATCCTACTAGCTACAATGTACATAGTTAAGCAATCACTCATCCACTAATTTCTCATTTgattgaattatttaaaatttcttaagaTTTACATGAGCTTTTTCTAAGGTTTAAGATTAGCAAATTCTACTTTTGTTATTAggctaattaaatttttttttctagattttagatcaaattgatttattattgaGAATTTTCTTTGTGTTTAAAAAGGTCAAGTTATTGTTAAGatgtttatatttaagtttatttttgttgggtttaaGGTTAAggtattcaaatttttattttaagtgtcaaaacaggaaaaataaaataaaaatattataatcattttttttggttcaattcagggggttcatttgaactcCCTAGGCTCCAAGTGGAGCCGCCCCTGCGCCATTCTATATCTACCAATAAGATGTCATGTTTTATGTAAGACGGTTTTAGAGAATGTTGCATATATTATAATGAAAatgtaaattaatttattaactaGAGTAAAGAATCATATACATtttgatatattaaaaattagtttagtaaCAACCTATCACAAAGATCAATCTCCTAAAACTATATAATGAGTCAATTACATAGTTTTCTTTTATCACAACAATAGGTTAAAGATTGAAAATAGAGAGACACAAACCatgtaagaaagaaaaaaaggcaaTTGTGCAAcaacaaatattattattttctctaaaaTATTCAATCCTATATATAAGAATGCAAGAGAATTTTCATTTATATCAAAGCAAATCTACTGTATTAAAATTTACCCATATAATAGAAAGAAATTGTTCGTTACCACATGGTGAAAATTTTCCACCTTCAAGTGAACACTGAAACCTTATCCAATatataactttataaattttcaTGGAATAATTTCTAAGTAAATCTCagcaagtataaaaattaatattacattttttaagaactctttaatagaaatgaataTAGTTTGGAGGTCTTTACATAGATTTGAGCACCTTAATCATTTTGTCTTGTGACAGGTGTGATGTAAGCTCATGCAATTAATGAGAGATTAATGAGAATGAAACTAACTCTTCAAtttcataaacaaaataaatttccaGTGCAAGAATCAAAGTAGCGTGAAAAGGGAAAGGATAAATCAGGTGGCAGTTACTTAGTGTTAAGTGTATTGTGTAATTGGTTAGAGGTGATTGCATTGAAGCCCAAAAGACCAAACATTGAAATCTCTTAACTCTTAAGCTTTTGCATTTATGGTTTCAAATAATCATTGAATTTGGAGTGCAAACCATTGTTTTCAAAGAAGCCGAAAAGTGCATGTGGTTTGAAGTGTCCAACTTATTCGAAGAAAGAGAGCTTGTAAGTGAGTAAAGGTCTTGGCTATGTTTCATCTACACGCTGGgaaggagaaagagagtttgTAATCTACATGTGGGAGAGGagcatggttgtcaaaattttgatatagaTCCTATGATCTTACGATCTCACCTACCCAAAACGATTCGGATCTTTCAAGGATCTTTGGTAGGATCACTACGATTATTTAGGATCGGTAGTATCTTAGATTGTGATGATCCCAAACAATCCTAGTTTCTTTGTAatctttttttaacttgataGTAGGCTTAGTTGGACCCAAATCAAAAACAACATTATAATAGACctagtttttctattttaagGTTTATGAGAAGTAAGAAAGACagatattttacaaaatttaaccaaaacaaacccataacAATGGTACCTACAAGTTTACAAGAGCGAGACAGATACatatcaaaaagtaaaaaatttgaagtagaTATTTATTCTTCCTATCCATTGATGATTCATAGTTCATAGCTAGAGAGtctgagttgaaaaaaaaaaaaaaaattgagaaagtgaATAGCTAAAGAAGGAGATAAAGGAAAGTAAAGTAACATAGGAGAAAGAGGAGAACGAATAATAGGGGTAGGTGGTAATAAGAATATGGGTGGAGAGTAAAGTGTcatgttttgagatttttggcTCCTTTAAATGATGTTTACAAATGGATGTAGTGATGTATGGTAATTATATCAAATAGatgcaaattttttgtttttaaaattaatgtataatttatgtgattatttaacatggcaatgggtttttttttctcaaatagtgtaggatcttacgatccacgaTCTAATCCTATAATTTATGATCCCACCTACCTTCTACGATTCTACGTAGAATCCCGTTTTTGACAACCTTGGGGAGGAGAAATTGAGTTTGTGAGTAAGTCAAGGATTTGGATTTCATCTACACGTGAGGTAATAAGTGGGCTTggaattttcataatatttagtttaattgtcAACATttcacgccccaaacccaaaagggtccaaagcatgagaaaccaagccTTTGTGAGAGACtgtatgacattttttttttttttttttcatttgatcaagtaaataaatatattgatCTCTTCACAATACAAGTCAGAGCTCTATGACACATTTAAAAGCAATACAAACTACAAATCATGTGTCTCCAAATACACTTAACAATCCaacattccaaataaaataagcGCAAAGTCATGATCCTCTTTAAGGTATGCAACCTCAACCGAAAATCTAGGCCTACCAAGCCCAAGGCTAACAAACCTCAAGTATCCAACCtccaataaaattatttaatatctCGTTGAACTTTAAGATTGAGTCATCAACCATTTATGGCTCAAGTCTCCCAATTTAATATAGCACTCCAATCACCACCAATAAATTAAGCTCCATGCCCAACGTGTAGCTAATTTATCTGTAAAACTGTTGAAAAGTGGGATGAGCTAAGGCctagtaagtagcataattaatagGGGTGGAGGAAACGCaagtttcatcttcaataataataatatgacaagaatgatttaataatgaaacacaaagtttctcaaagtaaataccttgaaactatatactataatctgtgagcaccagcaatataattttcaaaaccatAATATCTAACGTAAggtaaattatcacaaatataccaaACTACCACATAAACTACTCaggggatccacccattcattactggcatgatattgtcctctttggtatgcagactcttggccccatggacagcagcctcacccataccctcaaggtttttctctccccctaTGGGCAGCAGAGAGAGTGCGTCAAATAAgacctctcttgcatgtggtctcttggccccatgggtAGCAGCttcacccacacacaatcaagaaaCCTCTTCCCCCCACGGACAACATGGAAGAAcgcgtcatccaaagtgaaagggcaCTGACCTGGATTTAATTCCATTGTCATAAAGACTACGAAAACCAAATCGGGTGATCACCGGGAAATCACACATGACATGGTGTTAAAACCACATAAACTCACAGGTTACAttactttgaaacacatagtTCATATTTAGGTAGTTTcagaaaaatcttaaataatctaactttcaCAAAGTTTGTAAcgttttcaacttcattcttgtcaaaaatattttctatcaatttcccatATAACAAGACAAAATaagcatttttaaattttctaagataccataaaatccatgattttcttatcaaaaattaaacaaaagatgctcatttttctatatcaacaattcatgcatttctccaaatgcaataccaaatatgatgcactTTCATCtataatcacacacacacacatatatatatatatatatatatatatcaaggttacgacacaatagtttttaggaaaatatagtttccataggtagtttccaaagtgtgtctaacccaaaaacatcatttatgcaacatgtttatttttccaaaaatcccattaaaaaactACTTACCTCAGCAGTCCATTCCAAATTTACCTCAACCGGGCATCACATTTAACCAATCAAGTTACTAGTTCCATCACCAAGTACCTTGGAACCTAGAAACACAAGTATCAAGGTCTACTACAAAATTACGCTATCAAATTTGTCTCCATAAATTGGAAAGGATTCCCtcaaaaatcaaacctaagGCTCTAAAGTCTAGCTTGACTAGCCCAAGACAAGTACCCCTACCCAAAAGGGAACCAAACAAGCATACAAGAAACTCATAGGACTACAACACAACTAAAGCCTTCAATTTTCCTTCTGCAAACAATATGCATTTACCAACTTATTAGAAAGCATGTTGTGGGGGTAAAGTTCATCAGTCAACAGTGGGCCTTGGCACCCATACGGGGCCCAACCATAACAGGAAGTGAGGACATGGCCAGAGGACTTCCAGCCCAACCCTGTTGGGCCGGGCCGGGCTTGTTTAAgaggcgtccgaggaggaatgtctcctcggacgcatCAAATGGGAGTCCAACACACACCCTTCACGTAGTGGGAAATCGTCCCAAGTCGAAGGAAAATGCTGGACGCATAggggggcaaccacaactgccgcattaaatgcaaggaagctacttttccagcctcattaatgtggagaggacaggagaacaatattatcttggccagtgcaactcacagaaaaggaggatgatgtcctatgggacaggcactcaagtagaggcctagatgatcaacaagtgtagggccatTATCATttgaaggatgctatataagagaagaaaacccccatgaTCAGGGGATCAGAAGCTGGAgagcaaaaagtaaggaaaagagagagaaaaggagagaaGTTCTGTAAGAAAAGCCTAAGTTGTTGTTCCATGAACCGTTATCCCAGGAGGCTTAATAAAACGTTCCCACGTTTaaatggttgcatggcttactaacaATTACGTGCACTCTGTCTtgacctagttcttcgacccactctctacaaattcattgttgagggtcttttgggccaaAATCGCCTGCTCACTGGGCCTGGGTCCCAAAATCcgcccttacaattggcgccgtctgtggggagaattTGTGTCTTGACAAGTGAACagtaagaaatggaaggatcaggccCGCGCCAAACCGGACGTGCAGATTCTCAACGgcaggacaattttttaaatgtcgaACGAGGGAACGACCAAGATAACCAACGAGAGGGAAGCGTGAACACCTCTTATACGAGTAAAAGCCGTTCAAAGGGGAAGGATCAtgcatcccatgagaaaaacgATCGAAAGACTTTACGAAAAGAGATTGATGACTTGAAGAAAAAGCTGCGCCGAGCACAGCAGAAACGTCCTTTACCCTCCTCGGGCTCTAGCAGTGACGAGGATAATGAATATCGGCGAAGATCAAGAACCCCCCCGAGCGAGACCTTTTCCTACGAGGAAGAGAGACATCGTAAACGCAGCCACAAGAGcccatcttaccaaggcctggccaacGATGCCATGACTAAAGCCCTGGATCGCATCTCCCAGTCGCCGTTTACCTATAGAATAGAGAGGGCAGCACTTCCTCGGCAGTTCCATCAACTAACGTTTGCTATATACAATGGTCGGACCGACccagtggagcatgtgagccaatttaatcagaggatggccgtccacACCAGGGATGAGGCGTTAATGTGTAGGATATTCCCATCTCACTTGGGacccatggcgatgagatggttcgattCCCTCCAgccgaattccatagattcctttaaacagcTGACGCAGGCTTTCGGTTCCCGTTTCATCACCAGCACTAGAGTTCCTCGGCCCCTCGATTCCCtcctatccttgtccatgcgggaaggagagacgctgaaggcctactcggatagatactgggaaatgtataaCGAGATCGAAGGGAAATATGATGACGTCGCCATCAGTGTGTTCAAAAAGGGCTTGCCGACCGAACACAgcttaagaaagtccctcactggAAAGCCAGTCACAAGCGTGTGCCAACTCATGGAccgaattgacaagtacaaaagggtcgaggaggaccagCAGACGGGGAAGGGTAAGGCGAAGGtcgtccctcaggagaggagggacttcaggtcggaacgaTTTAACAACAGTAATAGGCCGAGAAGGGACTATGTAGAGCAGTCTGGATCTACTGGGGTTTaggcagtccatgctgtgttccgagaacctCTTCACAAAATCCTAGAAAAGGTGAAATATGAGCCTTTCTTTcagtggccgaacaagatggctggCGACCCTTTGAAGCGTAATCAGAACCTGTATTGCGCATACCATCAGGAGCCCGGTCACACTACTGATGATTGCAGGAACCTAAAGAACTATTTAGATCGGCtcgtccgagaagggaagctgAGGCATCTGCTGCATCGCTCCGAAGGATGGCAAGAACCATCGAACAATGAAACCAGACAAAGTACGTtgaggccacccattggcacaattaatgtcattctCGCCGCTCCTGGAAGGACAGACTCTGTCCCCTTCAGGGTAATGTCAGTGAGCAGCTTTCCGACTAAGCTAGATGACAGGGAATCCAAGAGGGCTAGAATGAGCGCCACGCCATTAATCGGGTTCATGGAAGAAGACAAACAAGGAACTATCCAACTCCACGATGATGCCTTAGTCGTGACGCTCAGGATAGGAGGTTATGACGTCAAGAGGGTGTTGGTTGATCAAGGCAGCGCAgtggagataatgtaccctgatttgtATAAGGGATTGAACTTGAAGCAGGAAGACCTGTTGCCATACGATTCCCCCCTAGTTAGCTTTGAAGGAAAGGTTGTCATCCCGAGAGGCATGATAAGGTTGTCTGTGCAAACAGACTCAGAGGTGGTAGAAGTGAACTTCATTGTAGTAGATGCATACTCCCCTTACACAGCCATCGTGGCCTGGCCATGGCTTCATACACTAGGGGCTGTGTCGTCAACTttgcaccaaaaggtgaaatatccGTCAGGAGGTCAGATCAAAGAGATAATAGGGAACTAGGGAGTagctaggcaatgcatggtgtcgaCAATTTTGCGGCAGCAGGATCGCTTAACTTCCACGCCAGCCGAGAGCGGCTTATAGCAATTACTGACTACGGTCCCAACTGCGGGTAGTGGAGGACCAGCCATGGAGGTGAACTGTGAGGAGTTGGAGAAAGTACTTGTCGGATCTGACCCTGAGAGGTTTTTTCAAATTGGCTCGGAATTGATGCCCCAAGAGAAGTCGGCGCTGACTGCCTTCCTCCGACAGAATTTAGACGTGTTTGCTTGGGACCCCTATGAGGCCCTCGGGGTCGACCCAGATTTCATCTGCCACCGCCTTAACGTGAACCCGACCATAACACCTAAAAGGCAAGCCCCTCGACGACCGTCGAAAGAACATACTGACGCCGTGATAGAAGAGGTcacaagattgaagaaagcaggggctatcaaagaggttttCTATCCCAAGTGGTTGGCTAACACGGTAGTGGTAAGGAAgaagagcgggaaatggcgggtctgcgtagacttcaccgacctaaacaaggcgtgcccaaaggatCCCTTCCCTATGCCCCGGATAGACTGGTTGGTAGATTCAACTGTCAGACATCCTAGAATGAGCTTTCTAGACGCTTttcagggctaccaccagataccCTTGGCCGccgaagaccaggagaagactgcttttgtcaccccagttgggaattatcattataaagtgatgcccttcggcctaaaaaatgccgggtcaacctatcaaaggatgatgaccaagatGTTTGAACAGCAGATGGGTAAAAACATTGAAGTgtacatagacgacatggtggttaaAAGTAAGTTGGCTCTCAACCATATTGACGACCTTGACAACGTTTTTCAAATACTAAGAAAGTATAAACTACGGCTGAACACaaccaaatgttcatttggagtgggatctggaaaattcttgggctatatggtgactcaCAGAGGCATTAAggctaaccccgaccaaataAGAGCCATCCATAActtgcagcctcctcggaaccCTAAAGAAGTCCAGAAGCTTACTGGTATGATAGCAGCTTTAAATCGTTTTATCTTGCGCTCAGCAGATAGATGCAAGCCATTCTTTCTCCTATTacacaagtggaaaggatttgagtggaaTGAAGACTGCGCTGTAGCTTTCCAACAATTAAAGGAGTACCTCGCCCGACCACCAATTATGTCCAGTCTAAATGCCGAcgaggttttgtttgcctacatTGCGGTAGCCTTGCATGCGGTGAGCTTGGTGCTAATCCGAGAAGACAACGGCACACAGCGACCAGTCTATTATGTTAGTAAATCACTGCAGGAGGCAGAAACACGTTATCTTCCCCTCGAGAAAGCTATCTTGGCTATCGTGCAGGCCACGCGAAAGCTTCCACACTACTTTCAAGCGCACACTGTGGTGGTGCTGACACAACTCCCCATAAAGTCTGTCCTACGCAGTGCCGATTACACAAGCAGAATTGCAAAGTGGGGAACGATCTTGGGCGCTTTCGATATTAGGTACATGCCTCGTACTGCTGTAAAGGGCCAGGTCATTGCCGACCTAATAGCAGAGTTTGCGGAGCCCATGCTAGAGGAACAAAACGTGGTGGGACCTCTAGGGGCTGATGAGAAGATGATTAGCACGGTCTCCCAGCATGAAAACACCTGGTGGAAAGCACACATCGATGGCGTAGCgaaccaaaggggctcagggTTAGGACTTGTCCTGCTCTCACCTGAAGGGATAACCATAGAGAAGTCATTGAGACTCGGGTTTTCAACCACGAATAACGAAGTCGAATATGAGGCGCTATTGGAAGGAATGGGAATGATCCGGAAGTTGGGGGGAAAATCCGTAGACATGTTCTCGGATTCAAGACTTATTGTGGGGCAGATAAATAGGGATATGGAAGCAAAGgacgaaagaatgcaagagtatctagtTCGGGTTAAGCACCTGCagacccaatttcatcacttcCGCCTGACGCACGTACCCAGAAGTGGGAACACTCATGCTGATTCTCTCGCGACGttggctacctcctcggctcaaCCCCTACCTCGAGTCATTCTGGTAGAAGAGGTCCTCCGTCCATCAACAGAAAGGGCCAATGGGATTGGAATACATAACATCAGGGCAGGACagagctggatggaccctatcgTTCTGTACTTAAAGCATGACACCTTGCCAGACGATAAGGTTGAGGTTGGCAAAATCAGGAGAAAGGCTACTCGATTCTGGTTATCGGAGGACTCCAATCTTTACAGACGCTCGTTTTCAGGGCCGTATTTGCTATGTGTGCACCCAGAGGCGGCAGAACTCATCCtggaggagttacatgaaggaatttgcggaAGTCACATGGGGGGTAGGTCTTTGTCTCACAGAGCCTTAACGctaggttattggtggccgagcatgcataaGGAAGCCCTGgattatgtgaagaagtgcgaccaatgccagagattcgctCCGAGCATACACCAGCCTGGTGGAGAGCTAAACCCAATGTCCAGTCcctggccatttgcacaatggggcctAGATATACTTGGTCCATTCCCTAAGGCAACAGGGAATAGAAAATTTCTTCTCGTCGGCaccgactacttcaccaaatgggtagaggctgaggcgctggcaaacattagggacgtCGATGTCAAGAAGTTTCTCTGGAAGAATATAGTCACCAGGTTTGGCACCCCGCACACCTTGGTGTTggacaacgggctccagtttgatagcaaagccttcAGAAGGTACTGCAGCAAGCTGGGAATTGTTAACCGGTATTCCACGCCAGCTTACCCCCAGAGTAATGGCCAAGCAGAAGCCGTCAACAAGACCATAATGAACGGACTGAAAAAGAGACTAGATGACGCAaaaggaagatgggtagaagagttaGCCCATATCTTATGGACATACCGCACCACGCCTTGTAGGTCCACAGGggaaacccctttttcaatgacctatAGGGCCGAGGCTGTCATTCCACTGGAGGTGAACTTCCCAACCCAGAGGACCACCACCTTTTGTCCCGCTACCAATGACAAACTTCTAGAAAAGAGCTCAGACCTCATTGACGAAAGAAGGGAAGGCGCGATGGTCCACCTAGCAAACTATCAGcagaagctcaagcaaggttacgaCGCCAAGGTGAAGTCCAGGCCATTGGCGCCTGGAGATCTAGTACTGAGGAAAGTCTTGGGCACTGCGAGGAACCCCGCATGGGGAAAGCTCGGACCAAACTGGGAGGGACCGTACCGTATCACTTCCGTAGCTGGCGTAGGAGCCTACTTTTTAGAAGACTTGGATGAACGTGTAGTTCcacacccttggaatgtaaacaacctgaaaaggtactgttattaatgaaagatgTAATCTTTGGTACCGTATTGCTGTGCAGTTACTTgatttaagtgttaaacagaacccaagtcctgcctgactcctcggaccgtagacttgggggaaattaaccacgaagcaattccaactaagtattaaacagaacccaagtcctgcctggctcctcgaaccacaaacttgggggaaattaaccacgaagcaattccaactaagtgttaaacagaacccaagtcctacctggctcctcgaaccacagacttgggggaaattaaccgcgaagCAATTcctactaagtgttaaacagaacccaagtcctgcctggctcctcgaaccacagacttgggggaaattaaccacgaggCAGTTCtccctaagtgttaaacagaacccaagtcctgcctggctcctcgaaccacagacttgggggaaattaaccacgaggCAGT includes the following:
- the LOC115985286 gene encoding uncharacterized protein LOC115985286; translation: MAGDPLKRNQNLYCAYHQEPGHTTDDCRNLKNYLDRLVREGKLRHLLHRSEGWQEPSNNETRQSTLRPPIGTINVILAAPGRTDSVPFRVMSVSSFPTKLDDRESKRARMSATPLIGFMEEDKQGTIQLHDDALVVTLRIGGYDVKRVLVDQGSAVEIMYPDLYKGLNLKQEDLLPYDSPLVSFEGKVVIPRGMIRLSVQTDSEVVEVNFIVVDAYSPYTAIVAWPWLHTLGAVSSTLHQKVKYPSGGQIKEIIGN
- the LOC115985287 gene encoding uncharacterized protein LOC115985287 produces the protein MEVNCEELEKVLVGSDPERFFQIGSELMPQEKSALTAFLRQNLDVFAWDPYEALGVDPDFICHRLNVNPTITPKRQAPRRPSKEHTDAVIEEVTRLKKAGAIKEVFYPKWLANTVVMGKNIEVYIDDMVVKSKLALNHIDDLDNVFQILRKGIKANPDQIRAIHNLQPPRNPKEVQKLTGMIAALNRFILRSADRCKPFFLLLHKWKGFEWNEDCAVAFQQLKEYLARPPIMSSLNADEVLFAYIAVALHAVSLVLIREDNGTQRPVYYVSKSLQEAETRYLPLEKAILAIVQATRKLPHYFQAHTVVVLTQLPIKSVLRSADYTSRIAKWGTILGAFDIRYMPRTAVKGQVIADLIAEFAEPMLEEQNVVGPLGADEKMISTVSQHENTWWKAHIDGVANQRGSGLGLVLLSPEGITIEKSLRLGFSTTNNEVEYEALLEGMGMIRKLGGKSVDMFSDSRLIVGQINRDMEAKDERMQEYLVRVKHLQTQFHHFRLTHVPRSGNTHADSLATLATSSAQPLPRVILVEEVLRPSTERANGIGIHNIRAGQSWMDPIVLYLKHDTLPDDKVEVGKIRRKATRFWLSEDSNLYRRSFSGPYLLCVHPEAAELILEELHEGICGSHMGGRSLSHRALTLGYWWPSMHKEALDYVKKCDQCQRFAPSIHQPGGELNPMSSPWPFAQWGLDILGPFPKATGNRKFLLVGTDYFTKWFDSKAFRRYCSKLGIVNRYSTPAYPQSNGQAEAVNKTIMNGLKKRLDDAKGRWVEELAHILWTYRTTPCRSTGETPFSMTYRAEAVIPLEVNFPTQRTTTFCPATNDKLLEKSSDLIDERREGAMVHLANYQQKLKQGYDAKVKSRPLAPGDLVLRKVLGTARNPAWGKLGPNWEGPYRITSVAGVGAYFLEDLDERVVPHPWNLVKK